One region of Vigna radiata var. radiata cultivar VC1973A unplaced genomic scaffold, Vradiata_ver6 scaffold_275, whole genome shotgun sequence genomic DNA includes:
- the LOC111241189 gene encoding uncharacterized protein LOC111241189: MTTSQPSAIDLLIEQVSRLTTRIDELSSEVASIQQKPLLQSSFPKQAPKIRLDYPRFDRSNALDWIFVVTRFFDYHQTPEADRLQIISFYMDGPALSWFQWMERNHFLRSWKDFLHSLKTRFAPSHFQNVKGRLCKLYQTGSVLQYLNDFESLANRVTDVPPSFLLECFISGLRPDIQREVLAFQPVSFSETAELAKLQEDKFHSSVQHQHQRSSTIPVSRVPPSIQRQALLPPPATPTVPFKRLSASEIQNRRDRGLCYNCDEKYNPGHHCKSRFFLLVHDDEETIPSDPPPDDSIDSTIPDSAQLSLNALSGHFNSKMFCVTGHILEHSVXILIDSGSSHNFLQSKRAHELGLPFQSTKPLSVMVGNGHALTCSQICTQVPLLIQNQAFLVDFHLIDLCGPEAVLGEQWLQSLGPVLTDYEQLTMQFTWSGQMAKLIGDVHNDSVPISVHQLRKLSKWGQIAEYFHLTILSTMSVSAAYFGVVPIDNPELSILLNRFQSLFEEPSSLPPERPTDHAITLLPNSAPVKVRPYRYPYSQK, encoded by the coding sequence ATGACAACCTCTCAGCCTTCTGCCATAGATCTTCTCATTGAGCAAGTGTCACGTCTCACCACTCGCATTGATGAGCTTTCTTCAGAGGTTGCTTCCATCCAGCAAAAACCCTTGCTTCAATCATCGTTTCCGAAACAAGCTCCCAAGATTCGGTTGGACTATCCTCGTTTTGATAGGTCCAATGCGTTAGATTGGATTTTTGTTGTTACTCGTTTTTTCGACTATCACCAAACCCCAGAAGCCGATCGTCTTCAGATCATTTCTTTCTACATGGATGGTCCCGCACTGAGTTGGTTTCAGTGGATGGAGAGAAACCATTTTCTTCGTTCTTGGAAGGATTTCTTACACTCCTTGAAAACCCGCTTTGCTCCATCTCATTTTCAGAACGTTAAGGGACGTCTCTGTAAGCTTTATCAGACTGGGTCTGTTTTACAATATCTTAATGACTTTGAAAGCCTTGCAAACAGGGTCACCGACGTTCCTCCTTCTTTTTTGCTTGAGTGCTTCATTTCGGGTCTTCGCCCTGACATTCAGCGTGAGGTGCTCGCCTTCCAGCCGGTGTCGTTTTCGGAAACGGCGGAGTTGGCCAAACTTCAAGAGGATAAATTTCACTCGAGCGTCCAGCATCAGCATCAACGGAGTTCCACTATACCCGTTTCCCGTGTTCCACCATCGATACAACGTCAAGCTCTCCTTCCTCCACCAGCTACTCCAACTGTTCCATTTAAGCGTTTGTCAGCTTCGGAAATACAAAATCGTCGTGACCGTGGATTATGTTACAACTGTGATGAAAAATATAACCCCGGACACCATTGCAAGTCTCGCTTCTTTCTCCTCGTACATGACGATGAGGAAACTATACCTTCCGATCCTCCTCCCGATGACTCTATTGATTCCACTATACCAGACTCTGCTCAGTTGAGTTTAAATGCGTTATCAGGGCATTTTAATTCGAAGATGTTTTGCGTCACTGGACATATATTGGAGCATTCTGTTCNCATTCTCATCGATAGCGGTAGTTCTCATAATTTCCTTCAATCTAAGCGAGCCCATGAATTGGGTCTACCTTTTCAATCTACGAAACCACTATCGGTGATGGTTGGCAATGGCCACGCCTTGACTTGCTCTCAGATTTGCACTCAAGTTCCTCTCTTAATCCAGAATCAAGCGTTTTTGGTGGACTTTCATTTAATTGATCTTTGCGGGCCTGAGGCCGTGTTGGGAGAGCAATGGCTTCAGAGTTTGGGCCCTGTTTTAACCGACTATGAACAGCTTACCATGCAATTTACTTGGTCAGGCCAGATGGCCAAATTGATCGGTGACGTTCATAATGACTCTGTGCCCATTTCGGTTCATCAATTGCGTAAATTGTCCAAGTGGGGCCAAATTGCTGAATATTTTCATCTTACCATACTATCGACTATGTCAGTCTCTGCTGCATATTTTGGTGTGGTCCCCATTGATAATCCAGAACTGTCCATTCTATTGAATCGCTTCCAATCTTTATTTGAGGAGCCTTCTTCCTTACCCCCTGAACGGCCCACTGACCATGCTATTACTTTACTGCCCAACTCTGCTCCTGTTAAAGTTCGCCCATATCGCTATCCTTATTctcaaaaataa
- the LOC106754866 gene encoding putative disease resistance RPP13-like protein 1: MIWFPDPFFQYSTSGTWGINFVMHDLMHDLATFLGGEFYFRVDELGKETKIDRKTRHLSFARFSDPVSDIDVFETAKFPRTFLQNTNKDSPFNNEKALRITVLMFKYLRVLKFSDYQSEFVLPDSIGELIHLRYLNLSGTSIAILPESLCNLYHLQTLKLGFCFNLTKLPRDMQNLVNLRHLEILIKEMPKRMGKLNQLRKLSYYVVGKHKENSIKELGGLPNLHGWFCIEKLENVTKGEEALEARIMDKKHIADLFLEWSLHNDDIIDLQIELDVLDKLQPHQDLKSLEISGYRGTRFPEWVGNFSYQNITNLHLQNCNNCCMLPSLGQLPSLNNLIISNMNSVKTIDADFYKKDDCSSVTPFPSLEYLSILNMPCWEVWNGFDSEAFPVLKHLGIEQCPKLMGDLPNHLPALQKLTIINCELLVSSIHGPPTLRTLEIGNSNKIAFHEFPLLVESIDVEGGPMVESMMESLIFNLLACNL, translated from the coding sequence atgatttggttTCCAGATCctttttttcaatattcaacCAGTGGAACTTGGGGCATTAATTTTGTGATGCATGACCTGATGCATGATCTAGCAACATTCCTCGGTGGGGAATTCTATTTCAGAGTAGATGAACTTGgaaaagaaaccaaaattgATAGAAAGACTCGTCATTTGTCTTTTGCAAGATTCAGTGATCCAGTCTCAGATATTGATGTTTTTGAGACAGCAAAATTTCCAAGAACTTTCTTGCAGAACACTAATAAAGATTCTCCATTCAACAACGAAAAGGCATTACGTATTACAGTGTTGATGTTTAAGTACTTGagagttttaaaatttagtgaCTACCAAAGTGAGTTTGTTCTGCCTGATTCAATCGGTGAATTGATCCATTTGCGTTACTTAAATCTCAGTGGTACATCTATAGCAATACTGCCAGAGTCATTGTGTAATCTGTACCATCTACAAACTTTGAAATTGGGTTTTTGCTTTAATCTGACTAAGTTACCTAGAGACATGCAAAATCTTGTAAACTTGCGTCATcttgaaattttgataaaagaaatgcCTAAAAGAATGGGGAAACTAAATCAATTACGCAAGTTGAGTTATTATGTTGTGGGCAAGCATAAAGAGAATAGCATCAAAGAACTGGGAGGACTTCCAAATCTCCATGGTTGGTTTTGTATTGAGAAATTAGAGAATGTTACAAAAGGTGAAGAAGCACTAGAGGCCAGGATAATGGATAAGAAGCACATTGCCGATTTATTCTTGGAATGGTCTTTACATAACGATGATATCATCGACTTACAAATTGAATTAGATGTACTCGACAAGTTACAACCTCATCAAGACCTGAAATCGCTGGAAATAAGCGGTTATAGAGGAACAAGATTTCCAGAATGGGTGGGAAATTTTTCTTATCAAAATATAACTAATCTGCATTTACAAAATTGTAACAACTGTTGCATGCTTCCTTCACTTGGGCAACTACCGTCTCTCAATAAccttattatttcaaatatgaaTTCGGTGAAAACTATTGATGCAGACTTTTATAAGAAGGATGATTGTTCATCTGTGACGCCCTTTCCATCCCTTGAATATCTAAGCATTCTTAATATGCCTTGTTGGGAGGTGTGGAATGGTTTTGATTCAGAAGCTTTTCCTGTGCTTAAGCATCTGGGTATAGAACAATGCCCCAAACTAATGGGAGATCTGCCAAATCACCTTCCCGCTCTGCAAAAACTCACGATTATAAATTGCGAGCTTCTTGTTTCTTCTATCCATGGGCCTCCCACACTTCGAACATTAGAGATAGGTAACAGCAACAAAATAGCGTTTCACGAGTTTCCTCTTTTGGTGGAAAGTATAGATGTAGAAGGAGGCCCAATGGTGGAGTCCATGATGGAGTCTCTAATATTCAACCTACTTGCCTGCAATCTTTGA
- the LOC106754867 gene encoding uncharacterized protein LOC106754867, with protein MMNTGRRTQTFRISGAVPFYPNFVVSSVGGRNLEKYQLGGVIFGCKNNTMKECQSKQLFGLPANHFSYVKNIDPGLPIFLFNYSDRKLHGIFEASSKGKMYIDPYAWIDENSELDRTQYPAQVKVRVRLQCQPLSEDIFAPVIAGNYYTNNHFWFELDHKQANKLTSLLASLAFASGCNLKWKTVPPSLPSKVGEAFEISESEAQHFTRSCKRTYSTEVTHSLDGDIRSLDTQAVVEEVNENELNLVYEKLKKIALGHESQDLSLSDNVNDTPEENDACTVENVENENDACPVENDE; from the exons at GATGAATACAGGGAGAAGAACACAAACTTTTAGAATCAGTGGGGCTGTGCCTTTTTATCCAAATTTTGTGGTCAGTTCTGTAGGTGGCAGAAATTTGGAGAAGTATCAGCTTGGTGGGGTTATATTTGGTTGTAAGAACAACACAATGAAAGAATGCCAATCAAAACAACTCTTCG GTTTACCAGCAAACCACTTTTCCTATGTGAAGAACATTGATCCTGGCCTCCCAATTTTTCTGTTCAACTATAGTGACAGGAAGCTCCATGGAATTTTTGAGGCATCTAGCAAAGGGAAAATGTACATTGACCCTTACGCATGGATTGATGAAAATTCAGAATTGGATAGAACACAATATCCTGCACAG GTGAAAGTTCGCGTGCGTCTTCAGTGCCAGCCACTATCTGAAGATATATTTGCACCAGTAATTGCAGGCAACTACTACACCAATAACCATTTCTGGTTTGAATTAGACCATAAACAAGCAAACAAACTTACCTCATTGCTAGCTTCTTTAGCATTTGCATCTGGTTGTAATTTGAAGTGGAAAACTGTGCCTCCATCTCTTCCATCAAAAGTAGGTGAAGCCTTTGAAATATCTGAGTCAGAGGCACAACATTTTACAAGATCATGTAAGAGAACGTATTCCACTGAAGTTACTCATTCTTTAGATGGAGACATCAGATCATTGGATACTCAAGCAGTAGTGGAGGAGGTGAATGAGAATGAGCTGAACCTTGTATATGAGAAGCTAAAGAAAATTGCTCTTGGTCATGAAAGTCAAGACCTCTCACTGTCAGACAATGTGAATGACACTCCTGAAGAGAATGATGCATGCACAGTGGAAAATGTTGAGAATGAGAATGATGCATGCCCAGTGGAAAATGATGAG